The following coding sequences lie in one Arachis ipaensis cultivar K30076 chromosome B03, Araip1.1, whole genome shotgun sequence genomic window:
- the LOC107630825 gene encoding uncharacterized protein LOC107630825, with amino-acid sequence MADWGPVVIAVVLFVLLSPGLLFQIPGRGRVVEFGNMQTSGASIMVHAIIYFGLITIFLIAIGVHIYTG; translated from the coding sequence ATGGCGGATTGGGGGCCCGTGGTGATAGCTGTGGTGCTCTTCGTGCTGCTGAGCCCGGGCCTCCTCTTTCAGATTCCCGGGAGGGGAAGAGTGGTTGAGTTTGGGAACATGCAAACCAGTGGGGCTTCCATTATGGTTCATGCCATCATCTATTTCGGTCTCATCACCATCTTTCTCATTGCCATCGGTGTTCATATCTACACCGGCTAA